The Pseudomonas leptonychotis genomic sequence CGCTGATGGCGGGCCGTTTGCGCAGCCGCTGAGCAGCGCTAGGCAAAGGCTGAGTTGCCCAAGCCCTAAGATCTGAATTCTCACGTTTAAGCGCCTCGATCTGTTGTTCACGTTGGCTGATGCCCTGGCGCAGTTGGTTTTGCGTGGTGCGCAGGGCGGTTTGTGCGGTGCGTTCGGCCTCCAGGGTGGCGGCCATGGCGGTGATGGTGGTGGCTTGGCGCTCGATGCGTTGTTCGGCTTGCAGCTGGCGTTCGGCGGCGAGGGTTTCGCGGGCGTCTACCGCTTGGCCTTGCTGGTATTGGCCCCAGGCCAGCAGACCGAGGGCTGCAAACAGGGCCAGGCCGTAGCCGAGTTGGCGCAGGGTGGTCATTTGCGGTGCCAGCCGGCGGCCGCCATGGCAGCTTCGTCCAGGACTTGAACGTCGCCAATGATGATCAGCACACGCTTGCCTTGATGCTGGGTTTGCATAGCCTCAGCGAACTGCGCGGCGCATTCGTAGCCGGTATCAGCTGGCAGGCAAACGACATCACCGTCGCGCAGCTCCAGTTTGCGGATCTGCTCGGGCAGGCTCATGCCGCCACCTTATGCCCGCAGCCGCACTCGGCGTGGCGCTGGTAGGCGCGTTCTAGCTTCACGTCGTACAGATTGCGGGCGTAGGCGGGGCCGTTGTAGCGCTTGGCGAACTCGGCCCACTTTTTGGCCTTGAGGGCTTTGTGCAGGGCGGGTTCGGCTTCGATAAAGCGCACGAATGCCTCGAACTGCTCGGCCTCGCTGGCGGCCATGCGGGTGGTGAAGTCTTCCAGGCTGGCGTAGCCGAGGTGCTGCCAGTGGTAGCCCATGATCTGGAACGCGCCCCAGCTGCAGGCCTCGGGTGCGCAGAGGCCGTCGAGTAGCTTGGCGTTGGCCAGGCGTTGGTGTTCGGCAGTGCCGCCGGCATAACCACCGGGGCGCGGGTTGACCAGGTTGGGGTGCAGGGTGGCGAGGTGGTCGGCGTGGGTTTTGAGTACCGCGGCGTCGTCATCCGCATGGCGCGGGGTGCTGAGCAGGCGGTGCATCACGTGGCGCTCATACAGAATTTTGGGCTTGCCGTTGACCAGGAAGCCCGCGCCGGCACTCTCCACCGCGTTGACGGCATACACGGCGGCCAGCTCGACGCCTAGGCGCTTGGCAGCGGTCACTAGGGTGGCGTTGCTGAGCAGCAGGCGGCAGTCGGCACCGGCCATCGCGGCGAGGGTTTTCTCGCCGGCCACGCCATCGGCCACCAGGCCAACTTTGAGCTGGTAGGCGCGCACTGCGGCCTCGGTGGTGTCGCCGAAGTCGCCATCGGCAAACAGGCTGGCGCCTTGGGCATTGAGGGCGCGCTGCAGCTGCAGCACGGCTTGGCCTTTGGAGCCGTGGCGGAGGGATTGGGGCTGGGTCATAGGGTGTCTACCTTTTTGTCTAGCACTTTGTTGGCGGCGGCACGGCTGGTTTCAACACCCAGCAGGCCGACCATGCAGGCGAAGAACACGCCGGCGCTGTCGGGGGCGCCGATCAGCGCGGGGGCGTAGGACACGCCAACGCCGAGCAGGCCGCATAAGGGGGCCTCAAGTGCCAACTGGCGCAACTTGCCGCCGCTGTAGATGATTCGCCAAGAGCCTACGAACAGGGCCATGCCGCCGGCGTAAACGGCGGGGTGGTTTTGCTCTAGCCAGAGGGCGAACCAAGCCCAGGTTTCAGGTCTGTCAGGCATGTGCGGCATTCCTTAGCCCTCTTTTAATGAGTGGCCTAGCTGGACAAAGGGCAGGCGGTTAATGCGTTGCGCCACTTCGCCGAGTAACACGGGGTTGAACCGCTGGGCGCTGGTATTGAAAGCGAGGCCGGCGGCGCAGAACTCGCTGCAGAACATACGGCGGCGGCTGTGTAGGCCGATGGGCAGGAGCTGGCTGAGGAAGATGCCGAGCCAGTCGTAGCCTTTGCCGTAGTGGCGGTCGTATACGGATTCGATCAGTCGGGCGTTGGCCCATGGCAGCGGTATTAAGTCCCAGTGCTCAAGGTTTAACTCGATGCGCTTGGTGCGCACGCCGCCGTCCATGGCTGAGGCGGACAGCCAACGGCCATCGGGCATGACCAGCTCGCAGTGGCTGTATTTGGACCGCGTCCACAGGCGGATGAGGCGGTTAAACAGCTTGCCTTTGCCTTTGTAGAGGGCGAGGTAGATCAGTCCCATAAATTCACCACTTGGCGTTGTACGGCCTGGGCAGCGGCCTGGGGCATGTTGAGGAGGGTGCCGTTGGGCAATACGGGGCCTAAATCGGCCAGCCCTGGGTTGGCATCGAGCACTTGCTCGACCACGCCGGCGGTGCGGCCGTAGTAGCGCCAGCAGATGGCGTCGACTGTGTCGCCCTGGAGCGCGCGGACGCTGGCCATCAGAGCGACTCCACTGTGGCGTGGCTGATGCCGAGGATGGTGCGCAGGGCTTTGCGGGCGTCGCGGCGCAGTTGGTCGGGGCTGCTTTCTTCTTCGCTGGCCTTTTGCTCGCCACTGTTGGTGGCGTCGAAGCCCTGGTAGCGCTCGATCAGTTCGGCGGTGGCGGTGCAGTAGATGACGCGGCGGTAGAGGTGCAGCAGGGTGCTTTCGTCTTTGATGCTGGTGGCGGGCACGTCGACCAAGGTGGCGTGGCCTTCTGCCTCGCGGGCCGTTCGGTAGCCGGCAAGCTCGCGGTTGGCTTCGATCATGGCGTTGACGGTGGCCACTTCCAGGCGGGCGTCGGTGACGGCGGCGGTGAGGCGCATGGCGGCGCGTAGATGGGCGCCGTCCAGATCAGGCCAAAACCCGCCTTGGGTAATGGGGTGTTCTGCGCTGGTGGTACCGCTTGCGATGAATCCGCTCATGGGTGCAGCTCGCATTTGGCAACTGCTAGGCGGATTTCAGCGCGGGTGAATGTGCCGCAATGCTCACGGCACAGGGCGTCCATGAGTTGCTGGGCGTTACGGCTTATAAGGGCATGTTCGTGCGACGTTCCGGGCATAACCCAGCCATGGCGGATTGGGCCAGTGCATACGGTGCGGTCGTAGGCTTCGGATTCCTGCACATAGCGCTCGGCAACGCTGCGCAGCTGCTGGTCACGCTCGCTGGGCTGGAAGGTGCATTGATATAACGCATGGAATTCGTTCATGGCTTTGCCCTAGGTCGGCGGTGGTCGGGGCGTCACAGGACGGGAAGGAGTTGCCCGTTTGATCTGCCCCGAGCCGCCGGGGTGCGTGGGAACGCTCGGTTAGCTGGCCGGTGGTGTTGCGGGCTCAGCGTGTTTTTTGAGGAGGCGGTCGACGCGCTCCAGATCCTTTTTGCCGCCGCAGTTGCTGTGCAGGTCGATGGCGCGAGACAGGTGCACTTGGGCAGCTTTGAGGTTGATCGGGTCCAGCTCCTGGGATGTTTCTGCATCCACCAGCAGGCCATAGGCTTTGCCGATTGCCAGGTGCAGCTTGGCGCGGGCTTGGTCGGGCATGTCTTGCTCAGCGGTGATGCGGGCGGCTTCTTCCAGAATTGCCAGCGGGAAGCTGTCGCCAGCCTTTTGCGCTTTGAGGGCGGCCTCGGCGATTTCCTCAGCGATGAGGGTGCCGGTGGTGCGCTCGAAACGGTCGGGCATTTTCAGGTTGTGCTGGATGACGTACTCGGCAATGGCCAACGCGCCGGGGTAGTCGGCGGCGTCGATGCGCCAGAGCATGAGGGTGGTGAGCACTTCGTCCTGGGCGCCGTTGCCGGCAGCCAGTACGCCTTGCACGTAGGGTTCGTATTCAGGCAGCAGCAGGGCCTTGAGCTCTGCCTTGCCCTGGTTGGACTGCACCTGTTTGAGGCGCGCCCGGTGCTGTGCCAGCTGCGCCAGTTGCAGCTCGTAGCTGTTGGCGCCGGCCATGTTGGCGGCCGGCGCGGTGGCGGCGGCCTCCTTGGCTGCGCGGATGCGCAGCTGGGTGCGTTGGGCAAGGGTGAGAGCCATGGTTTATACCCGCTCGATGTTTTCAACCAGGGCAACGAGGCCGAGGTCTTCGATGACGTAGGCGTCGTTGGACGACTGGTAGTCGGCGACACGGTCGAACTCGGGTTCGTCCTTCATGTGGCGGCGACGGGCGCTTTCCTGCCAGTAGATGGACAGGTTGCTCAGGGTGGTGATGAGCACGCCGCCATCGATGAAGAACGGGGCGTCTTCGATCTTCAAGCCGCCTAGGCGGCCCTTGGTGAGGATCTCTTCGGCGGCGTTTTCTTCCTGGTTGGATGCAGCGCCTTTTTCTACGGCGGCCAGTTGTTTTTCGTGCAGCAGGGCACGGTCAACGATGACGACCAGGTCGTTGCGCTTGCGGTGCCATGGGTCCATCAGCTGAACAGCATCGAAGACCAGGCCGTCGAGGGTTTTGTAGTCGCCGGTTGCGCCTACGGTGACTTTGCCCGCTACTGCGCCCTCGGTGATGACGCGATCTGGTGCATTGGTGCGGATCTTCTGCAGCCAGCCGATGTTGACGTCTTCCAGCACCTGGTTGGTGGCGCGGTCGGTTGCAGCTGCGGCGCTGGTGCCGTTAAAGCCGATCATGATGCGGTCAAGGCCTTGGCGCACGGCGATGGCAGTGGCCAAACGCACCTGGAAGTCTGGAAACTTGGCCCAAGCATCGAGCTGAACGTAGGGCAGCGCGGTGTCGAAGTCGGTTTTTTTGCAGCTGTAGGCGTCTTTGGCCAGGGCCAACACGTTTGCCGGGTTGCGACGGTTGCCGCCGGCGGTGTTGGTGCGGCTAGCGGTTGGGCCGTTGACGCCCAGGCCGATGGCTTCGCCTTCCTGGTCGTTGACCGGGATCATGTTGATGCGCTTGAGGAAGCTGTCCGATTCTTGGATGGCCGTTTCCAGCTTCTGCTGTACGGACGGGGTGACGTTAAAGCTCTCGGTGGCACTTGGCACACCGTTGAGTTTGGCGACGTGCGCCAGCAGGCCGTTGTAGACGACGCGAGTTTCGTTACGCATGGGTGTTTCTCCGGGTATTGAGCGGGTGGGTTAGAAGGTGGACAGCTGGGCACCATCGCCGCCGGTGGCGAGCGGGCGCGGATGCTGGCTGTGGTCTTCGGTTTCACCCAGACGCTTGACCAGGGCGGAAAATTCGCCGGCCAGTTTTTCGTGGGCTGTGTTCAGGGCGTCGAGCTTGGTTTGCCCGGCGGTGAAGGCTTCGCCCTGCTCCTTGGCGTGCGAGGCGAGGGCCTCGACAGCGTCAGTCAGCTCGGAGAAATGGGCGTCGTCCTTGACTGGTACTTCCTTGCTCTTGCCGATGGCGTCCATCACGCGATTGAACAGGCCAATGACCTTGTTATCGCTCTCGATGACTTCGTCGAATTCGAGTTCCGCTTCGAGGGCCTCGGTAAACATCGAGGTCGCGGAGTAGTGGCGATCTTTGAATGGGCTTGAGTCTGGTTTCTGTGCCGAGAAAGCGAGCACGTCGGTACCTAGGCTGGCGGGGGAGTCGGTGACCGCCAAGCCGACGATGTAGGCCTGGCCGCTGTCGGCGAAGCTGTCGTCGATTTCAATCGAGGTGTAGATCTTCTGCTTCGCCTTATTCATGGCGATCAGGTCGTCAGTTGGCTCGATTTGGGCGAACAGGGCCAGTTTCTTCTGGCCCGCGATATCTACTTCTTCCGTCTTGACGGCAGTGATGTCGCCATACGCCTTGAATGGGCTATCCGGCAGGATGCTGCGGAAGTGTTCCAGCCATACGCGGGCACCGTAGGTGTTCTGGTTGAAGTTTTTGGCGGCTTGCTCCAGCCAGGAACGCTCAATTTTGCGTTTGTCGGTGGTCGCGCCTTCTACGGCTACGCGGAACCACTTGGATTTGTACTTTTTGCTGGCTGGGTTGGTGGCGGCCATTGGTGCTGTCCTCGTTGCGGTGGCGGCGTACTGCCGTTGCGTTGAGGGCATGGTCGGCACCGCGCGCATGTGCGGCAACGCGGCGGTGTTGTTGGGGCGCGCCTGACAATGCGGGGGGCGGGTAGGGTTCGCGCGCGCACGACAGCATGTGCGCCATGAATGCCATCGTTGAGATACCCACCGACCACCGCCGCCATGCCAAGCATTTGTACTGGCAGGGCTTTCGCGTGTGCGAGATCGCCGAGCTGGTGGGCGAGAAGGAAAAGACCCTGCACAGCTGGAAGGCCCGCGACGATTGGGACCGGGCCACGCCGCTGGAGCGTATCCAGGCGGCGACCGAGGCCCGGCTGGTGCAGCTGCTGCTGAAAGATCCGAAGACCGGCACGGACTTCAAGGAGATCGATCTGCTGGGCCGCCAGTTGGAGCGCCAGGCGCGAATCGCGCGCTACCAGGACGGCGGTACCGAAAGCGACCTTAACCCGGAGCTGGCCAAGCGCAACGCTGGGGAGAAGCGTAAACCGAAGCGCAACGAAATTGCAGAGGAGCACATCGAGAAGCTGACCGAGGCGTTTCTAGATGGCTGCTTTGATTATCAAAAAGACTGGTACCGGGCGGGCAATCAGCGCACGCGGGCCATCCTGAAAAGCCGCCAGATTGGTGCCACGTATTACTTCGCCCGCGAGGCGTTGATCGATGCGCTGACGACGGGGCGTAATCAGATTTTCTTGAGTGCGTCGAAGAATCAGGCGCATATCTTCAAGGCCTATATCCAGGCATTCGCCCGCGAAGTGGTCGATATCGATCTAACGGGCGACCCGATCATTTTGCCGAACGGTGCTGAGCTGCATTTCCTGGGCACCAACGCGCGTACCGCGCAGGGCTACCACGGCAACTTTTACTTCGACGAGTTCTTCTGGACGTTCAAGTTTAACGAGCTGAACAAGGTGGCCAGCGGCATGGCCATGCAGAAGCAATACCGGCGCACGTATTTCAGCACGCCCAGTTCGATGGCCCATGAGGCCTACACCTTCTGGACGGGTGAGCGCTTCAACAAGGGCAAGCCGACCGCCAAGCACATCACGCTGGATGTGAGCCACGACGCGCTGCAACAGGGGCGGTTGTGCGAGGACCGGCTATGGCGGCAAATCGTCACCATCATGGATGCCGAGGCCGGCGGCTGTGACCTGTTCGATATCGAGGAGCTGCGGCTGGAGTACGCGGCCGAGGCCTTCCAAAACCTGCTGATGTGCGAGTTCGTCGACGATGGGGCGAGCATCTTCCCGCTGAACATGCTGCAGCCGTGCATGGTGGATAGCTGGGTTGAGTGGGCCGAGGACTACAAGCCATTTGCGGCGCGGCCGTTTGCTGATCGGGCGGTTTGGGTGGGCTATGACCCTGCTGAAACGGGCGATTCTGCGGGCTTGATTGTGGTGGCACCGCCCATGGTGCCGGGCGGCAAGTTCCGCGTGCTGGAGCGCCATCAGTTCCGGGGCATGGATTACGAGGCCCAGGCCGAAACAATCCGCCAGGTGACCATGCGCTATTGGGTGACGTACATCGGCATCGATGTGACCGGCATGGGCAGCGGCGTGGCGCAGCTGGTTAAGCAGTTTTTTCCCGGGTTGAAGACCTTCAGCTATTCGCCCGAGGTGAAGACGCGCCTGGTGCTCAAAGCGTGGTCGGTGATCAGCAACGTGCGCTTGGAATTCGACGCGAGCTGGACCGACTTGGCGTCGTCGCTGATGGCTATCCGCAAAACCGTCACCGCCAGCGGTCGGCAATTCACCTACACCGCCGGACGCACCGACAACACGGGCCACGCCGATCTGGCCTGGGCCTTATTTCATGCACTGCACAACGAGCCACTCGAAGGCCAAACGGCTGCGAATACGGCCATCATGGAGATCTACTAGATGAGCAAGCGCCGCAATCACGGCCAACAACTGGCCAACCAAACGCTGCCCATCGAGGGCGAGGTAGTTAGCGCACCCGCTGGCAGGGCTGAGGCCTTTACCTTCGGCGACCCGATGCCGGTGCTGGATGGCCGCGAGATCCTCGATTACCTGGAGTGCTGGAGCAACGGCCGCTGGTTTGAGCCGCCTATCTCGATGGATGGCTTGGCGAAGGCGACCAAGGCCAGCGTGTATTTGCAGAGTGGCCTGACCTTCAAGCGCAACATGCTGGAGCGGCATTTTATCCCACACAAGCTGCTGGGCCGCGCGGCGTTCGGCCAAATTGCCCTGGACTGGGTGACCTTTGGCCAGGCTTACGTTGAGCGGCGCGATAACGTGATGGGCCAGCCGCTGGCCCTGGTGCCGTGTTTGGCCAAGTACATGCGCCGGGGCGTGGATCTGGAGACGTTCTACCAAGTGCGCGGCTGGAAGGATGAGCACGAATTCAAGAAGGGCAGCATCTGCCACCTGCGCGAGGCCGATATCAACCAGGAAGTGTACGGCCTTCCGGAATGGCTGGCGGCGCTGCAGAGCGCGTTGCTCAATGAGAGCGCCACGCTGTTCCGCCGTAAGTATTACAACAACGGCAGCCACGCCGGTTTCATCATGTACATGACCGACGCGGCGCAGAATGAAGACTTTGTCGACGACCTGCGCACGGCGATGAAGAACAGCAAGGGCCCCGGCAATTTCCGCAACCTGTTCATGTACGCACCAGGTGGGAAAAAGGACGGCATCCAGCTGCTGCCGATCAGCGAAGTGGCAGCCAAAGACGACTTTGCCGCGATCAAGAACATCAGCCGCGACGATCTGCTGGCCGCGCAGCGCATCCCACCGCAACTGCTGGGCATCGTCCCGCAAAACGCGGGCGGCTTCGGCAGCCTGCGCGAGG encodes the following:
- a CDS encoding N-acetylmuramidase domain-containing protein encodes the protein MTQPQSLRHGSKGQAVLQLQRALNAQGASLFADGDFGDTTEAAVRAYQLKVGLVADGVAGEKTLAAMAGADCRLLLSNATLVTAAKRLGVELAAVYAVNAVESAGAGFLVNGKPKILYERHVMHRLLSTPRHADDDAAVLKTHADHLATLHPNLVNPRPGGYAGGTAEHQRLANAKLLDGLCAPEACSWGAFQIMGYHWQHLGYASLEDFTTRMAASEAEQFEAFVRFIEAEPALHKALKAKKWAEFAKRYNGPAYARNLYDVKLERAYQRHAECGCGHKVAA
- a CDS encoding phage holin, lambda family, whose translation is MPHMPDRPETWAWFALWLEQNHPAVYAGGMALFVGSWRIIYSGGKLRQLALEAPLCGLLGVGVSYAPALIGAPDSAGVFFACMVGLLGVETSRAAANKVLDKKVDTL
- a CDS encoding tail protein X → MASVRALQGDTVDAICWRYYGRTAGVVEQVLDANPGLADLGPVLPNGTLLNMPQAAAQAVQRQVVNLWD
- a CDS encoding head completion/stabilization protein; translated protein: MSGFIASGTTSAEHPITQGGFWPDLDGAHLRAAMRLTAAVTDARLEVATVNAMIEANRELAGYRTAREAEGHATLVDVPATSIKDESTLLHLYRRVIYCTATAELIERYQGFDATNSGEQKASEEESSPDQLRRDARKALRTILGISHATVESL
- the gpM gene encoding phage terminase small subunit gives rise to the protein MALTLAQRTQLRIRAAKEAAATAPAANMAGANSYELQLAQLAQHRARLKQVQSNQGKAELKALLLPEYEPYVQGVLAAGNGAQDEVLTTLMLWRIDAADYPGALAIAEYVIQHNLKMPDRFERTTGTLIAEEIAEAALKAQKAGDSFPLAILEEAARITAEQDMPDQARAKLHLAIGKAYGLLVDAETSQELDPINLKAAQVHLSRAIDLHSNCGGKKDLERVDRLLKKHAEPATPPAS
- a CDS encoding phage major capsid protein, P2 family, whose translation is MRNETRVVYNGLLAHVAKLNGVPSATESFNVTPSVQQKLETAIQESDSFLKRINMIPVNDQEGEAIGLGVNGPTASRTNTAGGNRRNPANVLALAKDAYSCKKTDFDTALPYVQLDAWAKFPDFQVRLATAIAVRQGLDRIMIGFNGTSAAAATDRATNQVLEDVNIGWLQKIRTNAPDRVITEGAVAGKVTVGATGDYKTLDGLVFDAVQLMDPWHRKRNDLVVIVDRALLHEKQLAAVEKGAASNQEENAAEEILTKGRLGGLKIEDAPFFIDGGVLITTLSNLSIYWQESARRRHMKDEPEFDRVADYQSSNDAYVIEDLGLVALVENIERV
- a CDS encoding GPO family capsid scaffolding protein, whose translation is MAATNPASKKYKSKWFRVAVEGATTDKRKIERSWLEQAAKNFNQNTYGARVWLEHFRSILPDSPFKAYGDITAVKTEEVDIAGQKKLALFAQIEPTDDLIAMNKAKQKIYTSIEIDDSFADSGQAYIVGLAVTDSPASLGTDVLAFSAQKPDSSPFKDRHYSATSMFTEALEAELEFDEVIESDNKVIGLFNRVMDAIGKSKEVPVKDDAHFSELTDAVEALASHAKEQGEAFTAGQTKLDALNTAHEKLAGEFSALVKRLGETEDHSQHPRPLATGGDGAQLSTF
- a CDS encoding terminase ATPase subunit family protein; amino-acid sequence: MNAIVEIPTDHRRHAKHLYWQGFRVCEIAELVGEKEKTLHSWKARDDWDRATPLERIQAATEARLVQLLLKDPKTGTDFKEIDLLGRQLERQARIARYQDGGTESDLNPELAKRNAGEKRKPKRNEIAEEHIEKLTEAFLDGCFDYQKDWYRAGNQRTRAILKSRQIGATYYFAREALIDALTTGRNQIFLSASKNQAHIFKAYIQAFAREVVDIDLTGDPIILPNGAELHFLGTNARTAQGYHGNFYFDEFFWTFKFNELNKVASGMAMQKQYRRTYFSTPSSMAHEAYTFWTGERFNKGKPTAKHITLDVSHDALQQGRLCEDRLWRQIVTIMDAEAGGCDLFDIEELRLEYAAEAFQNLLMCEFVDDGASIFPLNMLQPCMVDSWVEWAEDYKPFAARPFADRAVWVGYDPAETGDSAGLIVVAPPMVPGGKFRVLERHQFRGMDYEAQAETIRQVTMRYWVTYIGIDVTGMGSGVAQLVKQFFPGLKTFSYSPEVKTRLVLKAWSVISNVRLEFDASWTDLASSLMAIRKTVTASGRQFTYTAGRTDNTGHADLAWALFHALHNEPLEGQTAANTAIMEIY
- a CDS encoding phage portal protein, yielding MSKRRNHGQQLANQTLPIEGEVVSAPAGRAEAFTFGDPMPVLDGREILDYLECWSNGRWFEPPISMDGLAKATKASVYLQSGLTFKRNMLERHFIPHKLLGRAAFGQIALDWVTFGQAYVERRDNVMGQPLALVPCLAKYMRRGVDLETFYQVRGWKDEHEFKKGSICHLREADINQEVYGLPEWLAALQSALLNESATLFRRKYYNNGSHAGFIMYMTDAAQNEDFVDDLRTAMKNSKGPGNFRNLFMYAPGGKKDGIQLLPISEVAAKDDFAAIKNISRDDLLAAQRIPPQLLGIVPQNAGGFGSLREASEVWAMNELEPMQARLAQLNDWVGEEVVQFRPFELPAKG